One Glycine soja cultivar W05 chromosome 7, ASM419377v2, whole genome shotgun sequence genomic window, TTAGTTCTTATACCTCATTCATTataaagccctcaatggccatgagtgacTAAACCCCTAGTTAGGGCCTGTCAGGCCTAAAAGCCAagcgatgtatgatgtactcattatttatcttttttgcttttatcttgcattattcatcttttatattctgttaggggttagacgctcgggagatgataacttctaaataagatttaaataaggtatgcatgcattggttttaggggttagacgtttggaagagggtaacttctaatagaacaaaaagaaaggatttcataaaaaaatcattgttaggAATAGAGTGATAATTTtatgttcatgtattcttgcaaacatctagaattcatacttcatacattttatttgttgagtctttgcaaaggaatttggaagatagataaataaGATAGACTTGTCATCGTGAGAAATCAGGGGCAACTAAATGAACAAATGTGGGTAGAATAGAATCAtctaaattaataaagaaaaatcataaactcatacattCTAGGTAAATAAGGCAGGTCAGGTCTCAACATTATCACGttcttgattttatttcttttatcttcttttcttatctttatcttaattttttatttttcttatcttttacttttattttcttatttttttatcttctatctttgtcatcttttaatttaaatattttattttcatttttaaatctttatcttatctattatattttcttatctttattttaaattctttatctatTGCTTTTAACTTGAGTTTAtacattaatctaagtacaaataaAGTTCTTAATTTAAGTACAAATAAAATTCTTATGAATTTGACACTCGGACTTTTGAATACTTATaacaaatttgatatatttGCCAACGAATTAATACTCACCTTGTCACCATTCCAGCgagattatattattataataccaCGCCTCTCATGCAAGGGAGCAGTACAAATGGTTTTAAAATATCACATGTCAAACAGTACAAGTCGACTTCAAGAGCAGATATATTATTATCCACACATCTAACGAACGTGCGCTAAAACGGAGATAGATCAAGTTAACgtgttgtgaaaaaaaaaatctttatttttatctctctctTAGTGGACTGCAGGCACATCTATATATAATAAGCCATCATGTGCATGATTTGTTAATTAATGTAGAGAACCAACCATGGGTCAATACTCAATTCATCATCAGCTTGTGGCCATAGTCTCATTATTTATCCTTTTGCTTCCAAATATCCATGGGTGGGGAGACGATGGGCATGTCATTGTTTGCAAGATTGCACAGGTGCGTATAGCTAGTTACCTTAATCTAGTTTTTTTCTGTCCTTTTTTCAGTTATCCTCTCgctgttttttaaaaatcacataattttaaattgaatcacaaaattaaatattaatacaaattaaatagcCAGCATCGGACCTGCTAAAAAAAACAACAGCAGAAAATCCAattttctagctatcttatttGATTTTCAACATGCATGTGCCGAGTGTCACTTACGTACCCTCTTTCTTAACTGCAGGCTCGCCTCAGTGAAGCAGCTGCAGAGGCTGTGAAGAAACTGCTGCCAATATCCGCAGGAAATGATTTGTCCACAAAGTGTTCTTGGGCAGATCATGTTCATCATATCTATCCTTGGGCCTCTGCTTTGCACTACGCAAATACCCCAGAGGCCCTCTGCAGTTACAAAAACAGCAGTAAGTTCCAATTATTAATTAGTGAATTGTAATTGCTTTCACTATATTGCTTTGTGGAGTCATTTTAGGccttaaattaaatatgtaacatataacaataaatatCTAAAACTGTGCTACTATTACTATGATTGAAAAACGTCAATTTACTACGTACCTGACACGCTGTTGGACAATAATACACAACAAATATATGAAGTACACGACTCTTTTAATTGCACGTTACAATGTGATGCTTAGCCTTGACGTGGACCCACAGTTACCTTATTTTATACTATAAGCCAAACATGTTTGCGTGTAAGACATCTTCATATTAATGGTAAAGATGAGAATATACAagctataaattattttaaaaaaccatGTGACTTTAGTCTTAGCTACTTTTCAtttgttaattttctttttatttgtttgagaTATGAAATTATACTATCAACCAAACATGCTTGCGTGCAAGACATCTTCATATGAATggtaaagatgaaaatataaaagttatatattattttaaaaaaccatGTGACTTTAGTCTTgctactttttcatttgttaattttttttttgtttgagatATGAGATATTATCGAGGGAAATAaagcaatttttaattaaatattttataaaaaaaattgtttgtcaaTTTATGCATATGGACGTCACATTTTATTTCCATTAAGTTTTGGATGAAAGGCGAGGGTCTTAATTTTAGCAATTGGAAACTATGTGAATTAAATAGCAGCTAGATCAAAATAACTTGAAACACACataagtatgaaaaaaaataaaaatccaattaAGCTTACAATTAAAACTCTCAATTCGGAAAAactataagttttatttttattaggttAAATTATTGATTTGGTCCCTATAATTTCACGATTCTTACCTTGATCCCTGTAAtttgaaagtggtttttttagttcatataatttacattttaattatcttttaattcctatagttttgaaagcggtttttttaatctttataatttgtattttaattttcttttagttcctatagtttgaaagtaattttttagtccctatattttatattttaattctcttttagttcttaccatcaaaatatgagtaatattatcaattacaatgaacttcaaaaatattaataagtaatttgtaactaatttatcgtaagataatttgtaataaaaaaataattgataatttataattaatttatagctaattatttttatattttttttgtaataaggactaaaaaataattaaaatataaattataaagactaaaaatatcactttcaaactataaggattaaaagagaattaaaatacaaattataaagactaaaaagaacactttcaaattatagtgactaaaaaaataagaatcataaaattataaggcaaaatgagtaatttaacttattattattattttgttgcgATGGAAAACCTATAATTAAGTAGCATTCTCATTATCCTTTAGAAGATATAAAAACTTTAATTAGTGTGCCATTTGAGATTTTTCCCCTTATTTGGATCTTACAACACTTATTCAGTAAAATGTAGCCTGGCTCGTGGTATTTGTACAAACCATAAAATCCATTGAACaataatatttgtaaataatttgtaataacttATAAGAATTCAGTTCTTCTTACCATATCTCAACTAATtaacttttatgtttattaacatTTGGCTAATTAGTTGAATGATATCTGATAACATATTGTGGTGTGGTACTAACTTCTTTGTCTGAACATTCAGGGGATTGTGTAGATTACAAAAAAGGAATTAAGGGGCGATGTGTTGTGGCTGCGATTAACAATTACACAACGCAGCTCCTTGAATATGGCAGTGACACTAAATCTAGATGTAAGTCCTTGTTTCAAACTACTAATTTCTGTGATACCCCATGCATATTTTTTTGCGGACTAACATAAATTCTTCTTTGGTAATGGTAACATGCATAACGATGATATATCAGATAACCTCACGCAATCTCTATTCTTCCTTTCACATTTTATGGGGGACATCCATCAGGTATATGCATTTATACGAGCGCCAAAGCTGGATCATCTGAATTTTCATTCTGGTTaaccatcatatatatatatgtaatggtTTTCTGTACAATATTCTTAATATGCAGCCTCTACATTGTGGCTTTCTCTCAGACAATGGAGGCAATGCAATTACTGTTCGCTGGTACAAAAGGAAGCAAAATCTCCACCATGTAAGAGATCAATTTTTCTTCATGGATTCATAGATCGGCATGTTAGATGAAGATCAGACGATGGTTTAAAAATCTCGAATATGAGCATTTTAAAATCTGATTTATTGAGATAAAAATATGAGtccttataaattattaactgGACGAGGGCTTGCATTAAAACTTTCCAAAGTCTTGGAGTTAAACTGCTATTTTGCATACGGTACTTCTGGTACCTTCAATTAcatatataatagtttttttgttgataaaaaaaaaaagacaacatGGTATGTTTAATTTTACCTTCATATACATACAGATTTGGGATAGTACCATACTTCTGACAGAAGTCGACAAATTTTATGACTCTGACATGGACGAGTTCATCGATGCACTTCAACAGAATATTAcggtattgtattttttttaatcatctaCCTAATTAAGGATTTGGCTTGTGAAGTTTGATGttatcttctactttttttttttatctaaataaacAGAAAGTATGGGCCGATCAAGTAGAAGAATGGGAGAATTGCGGTGATAAGGACCTTCCATGCCCAGCTACGTATGTCCCattatcattaataatatatcatttatccaaatacaaattatttctATAATGTTTCAAATgggaatataattttaatttgttttgcgAGTTTTAAGTTAGTTATCTTTCAATTTTCTTGGtaagatttttattataaatataatacataaattctcataatagtattaaaataatCCTTTAACgtatcaaaatataatatccTTCTCTGATGTTGAAAATAGTGACATCCATCATATCCCATGCGTAAAAATGAGTTCTTTATTTAAATCCCAAAAACCTATaactagaaaaataaaagaaccagCTTCTTTAGTTGTCTCCGATTATTATTCAAAGCATACATATATACTTAACttgggtaatttttttatagatacgCATCTGAAAGTACCATAGATGCCTGTAAATGGGCGTATAAAGATGCCACGGAAGGATCCGTACTAAATGGTAAGCTTTAAGAGCTCTGATAGCTAAGacaatttatttaacattttctcACTATACTTTGAAAAATACTCTGCAGATGATTACTTCCTGTCACGTTTGCCAATAGTCAATATGCGGTTAGCTCAAGCAGGAGTTCGATTGGCTGCAATTCTTAATCGTGTTTTTGAGAAAAAGTTGGCAATGTCCATCTAGTTTATTGGAAGAGAATGAGTCgacaatttgtttaattaataaaaaataacaaagtgcCGACTAATTTGTAAGCTTAATTAATATCTAGGCTTTGTGATTTGAGTAAAATGTCGATGTAAgcgaataaagaaaataaagtcaGAGAGTGAAGTCAGTAGTATGCTAAGCGATGAGGTGTTAGAATAATTTGCAAGGCTAACAGATTAGAGATCatgctttcaagtttcaatgtaccaaataaaagaaaatagtgtTCCTGCGTTGATTTCTCGTGCATGGGCAAAATTTTCAACCATCGATCTATTAATGCTTTCTCTATAAATTATCCGCACAACTAGAAAAACATGTTTTAACATGGTTGGATTTAAGTTGATTTTCGAAtaattcatgtaaaaaaataagctgatatttttgaaattaaatttaaattttataagacGATTTAAGTGTTCAaagataatttttgaaaaatcgtcTTTAAAAATCATTCTATTTAATTTACAccttcatttttcttaatttgtgcATGCTCTTTCAGCCTCTCATGGCACAACTCTCACACCCCGCCCACCCCATGTGCCCCACCACAGCCTCTGTCCACTTCCACTCTCggcaacaaacaaaaaaacctaattttattttctcttcttgttaactcgttggcaagtgcaccaaattgtcacaagtagtaaaataTTCGGAAGTCCGAATGTCGAATCCAGaggaactttgtttgtacttagattaatgcaaattcaatttttcaagcgaaagataataaatttagaataacagataaagaaagatagaagataagataaagaaaggataaaagatgtaaagataaaattaaaagataaacaaaaagataaaagaattaaagataaaattagaagataaaaaagataaaagatttagataaaaaaaagataaattcaagaTAAGATAGTGTTAGGAACTGACTTGCCTTGTCTCCCTAAGATgcatgagtttatgattttttctttaccaATTCAAGTGATTCTATCCTACTCACATCTATTcatttacttgcccctgatgcctcacgattACAAGTctattttacctatctatctctCAAATGCcttttgcaaagactcaatagataaaatgcatgaagttctaagtctagatgtttgctttaaCGCATGGGCACGATGCAATCGCTCTATGCCTAGCAACGATTTTATCatgatatcttttcttcttgttatattagaagttatcctctcctgagcgtctaacccctaaaagtaatgcatgcatatattctttaaatcttatttagaagttacccactaacccctaacagaatataaagatgagtatgcaagataaaaacataaaagaaaataggaaagaaaaacatggtattgcattgataaatagttaatagtacatcatacatcacaTTGACTTCTAGGCCTGTCAGGCCCTCATGGCCATTGAaggctttacaatgagaagaGGGTATGAAAGAAAGGGAGTGaatgaaacccctaggagagaggattctgttgtggtgtttcTCTCCCTGAACTGACTCTctatttctctatttataactgCTGAAGTGGACTTTGAGCCTTtgtaggcgcgcttagcgcaacacTTCACGCTTAGCGTGTGTAGATCGCGGGCTTAGCGCGTGTGTTGCAGGCTTAACGCGTGTATTTCCTGGCCCGTTTAGCGCATGACACGCACTAAGCGTACTTATTGGATTGAGCTTACttcagattttcttttttttcttcaatttttctgacCTTTTTACTTGTTACACGTCCAAATTTTATATCTGCagtcaaaattcaacaaaatgaGACTTGGGTTAGGCTAGAAGAAAACTCACATCTCATTTACTCGAAAATGATGAAGCCTGGCTGCTGTATGTTGAAGTTCATATGAAACTATATGGAAAATgaaaatccacaacaacaataataaaaatttattataagtcTGAATGGGCTGCCAGTTCTCGTCTCTCATGCTCAACAACATAGATGCCTATTATTCATGTTATGTCTTGGTCCAAGATactacaaaatttcaaattagtaataataattaatatttaataaaaaaagttaaattagaatttttgACGTGTAAACAATGCTCAACaacatttacatatataaaaccaGACCCAAGAAATAAtctttagtataatttttaaaataattattattctacttaataaatttatcatatatattaatttgtgattgaataacaatataaaatactCTTTACACGCAAATAATACATATCTTATTTttccataaataaataagggaTGAGCTGCATAATTAAGGTAATTACCggtattattatacataatttattttttagtatatatcatcaaattttttttttttattaacaaaaatatataaatatattaattttgggtaaattgagtttttaatttttgaacttttatcaattttcattttttgtcccTAACTTTTATCAATTGATAGTGCAATATCCGATGGTGTTGGTCAAATGCTGCCGCGGGAGTGTTCATATCAAGCACCAATGACACATCGTTTTTCTTAAGGAATGGTTCTGCAGGCATCATTATTAACCCCGGAAATGGAGAAATTGTCAAAGCATACATCAAGAGTAAATCTGATGCAAAAGCAAGCATGTCTTATAAGACAACAGCGTTAGGTTCTAAACCAGCATCGAGAGCAGATAGTTACAGTTCCAAAGGGCCTTCAAGTAGTTGTCCATATGTGTTGAAACCAGACATCACTGTTCCTGGTACATCAATCTTAGCTGCATGGCCGCCAAATCTTCCAGTGGCACAATTTGGGTCCCAAAACCTTTCTAGTAACTTCAATTTTGCAAGTGGAACATCCATGGCATGCCCTCATGGGGCAGGTGTGGCGCACCCTgattggagccctgtagctatTAGGTCAGCCATTATGACAACATCGGATGTATTCGACAATACTAAGGAACTCGTCAAGGACATTGCTACCGATTACAAACCAGCCTCTCCTTTAGCTTTGGGAGCTGGTCATGTAAACCCCAACAAAGCCCTTGACCCTGGGCTTGTTTACGATGTGGGAGTTCAAGATTGTGTCAATCTTCTCTGTGCAATGAACTCCACTCAACAGAACATCTCAATCATCACTAGATAGTCTACTAATAATTGTTCTAATCCTTCCTTGGATCTCAACTTCCCTTCTTTCATTGGTTTCCTCAGTGGCAATGGTTCTTCTAATGAATCAAGGGTAAATTTGGAATTTTAGAGAACGGTGACCAATGTTGAAGAGGGAGAAATAATCTATACTGATAGTGTTACACCCATTCAAGGATTTAATGTCACTGTTATCCCAAGCAAGTTGGTGTTCAAGGAGAAGAATGAGAAGCTAATTAGTGACAAGTTAAGGATAGAAGGTGCTAAGATCGAGGTTTTCGGGTAACTCACTTGGATGGACGTGAGCATGTGGTGAGGATCCGTATTGTGGTCACCAATCCACCACCCCAACTTCATTTTCTTGATCAATTACGTGATGAAAAACACTTTCGAAATCTATAAAGTGGAAAATGTATcttaggaaagaaaaatatttgtgatatATAAATAAGCATTTCTCTTTTGACTTGGTATAGATTAGAAAGATGAACGCCAGTAatacttttcttttaatatatatttatgtttgtATATATCTTAGATTAATTAGATACATACAACTACTAGTTAAATCAACTTAATATAAGTATTATATCAATGGATCACTAATGAAATCAATAAAGTTAAATCGTATGAATcgtattgaataaataaaatacattatatatatatatatatatatatatatatatatatatatatatatatatatatatatatatatatcagcatGATACAAAGAAAACGAGGAGGAATAAgtgaaatagaaaaataaatgttattttttctaacatttaagtttaatattttctttaagtaTCTGTATAAGGAatcttttgtatttatattttttttctagttttctaTTTATACTTAGTCTCCACTTGATCTGTGATGTTTTATATTCGAAACTTGTGTTTTAGAAATATAAGTAGACTATGATATTTGTTTTCTGAAAGGcaaagatatataatatatatatatatatatatatatatatatatatatatatatatatatatatatatatatatatatatatattaatatagttACTATACAAGGTGTACAGGTAAGGAGGTACAAGCCAAAAAACTAACATATACTAAAACACCTCCTAAAGAGATCAAGACAGTAAGTGTGTGCCTAAATCAATTGCAACTCAAAAAGATCCCAAATCTAAAGATCTAGATACAAAAGAGGGTTAAAGACCATGAGGAGAAAAATAAACCAGTGCTTTATTTCTTCTTATATAAGAACCATTGCCATGATATCTTCTTTAATAAGGATAACAATTCCCCAGCAACAaaagaatcttataaaaaagCAATTCTATTACACCAATTCCAAAGACTCCAACACATCACATGCCACAAGAAAATTTTCCTCCTTTGATTCCTTCTACCTCTATTTAGAGATGCAAACTGCAGGTAAAAACGACGAATGTGTTGTGGAATAGTAGTGGACACTCTTGTCCATTTGAAAACCTCGTGCCAAATCTGAAATGATAAGTTACAATGCAAGAAAAGATAATTTGCACTTTCCCATTACAAAAGTAGCAAGACACATGATAATTTGGAATGCCAATACCCCTTTTCTGAAGTTGTTCACAAGTAGACAACCTATCCAACAAAAGCCTCCAAGAGAAGATTAAGACCTGAGAAGGGACCTCGCTCTTCCAAAAGAAGAGGGGAATCAACGAGGAGGACAACAAATTATTGCTTGAGTTATAGCAAGACAGCAGATACTCGTAGGCTGAAGAAGCTGTAAAAACCTTACCTGGCTCCAAATTCCAGGACCAAGAATCACGTACGCTGGGTTGAATAACCACACCACCAGTATCCCGAATCAGATTACCCAAGAGGTTCTCCTCCTAAACAAAGAGGGATGATAAACCAGTATTTGTGTGATATTTGATATGAATTTTAGCTTtgtttttgcatgtttttgacTTAATTTACTGACAAATCTCATGGAAATCTTTGAAGTGTGATGCAAACAGGGCAAAAGTTGAACAAGGTGGATATTCTACGAAAATCAGcttaaaaaggataaaaaaagagAGCTTTGATGAAGAACACGACGGAGCATGGTCATGGTCATTCCAGCACACTCATGGTCATTCCAAAACAACCATGTTCTGATTTTCAAGTAAGGAACAACGTCAGATTCTTCGAGAACCGTCGTGCTCCTCAGAGCATGGTAGTGTTCATCCAAAACACCTTTAGGTTCTCCAAATTTCATAAAAGGACCATCAATGTCACTATTTTTTGAGAACGGCCGTGTTCCCTTCCATGCCAGAATTTTGtgtgttttaattataaataaaaaaggaagaggaggaggttggatttttttttcttggtgtaAGAAATTTCTCTAAGTGGAGGAGTCACAATGTGAAAGCTCGATCTTTTGGATTAGGAAGAACACGAGAAAGATTCTGGGGGCTTTTgatataaaaagttttaatatatcttttaaCATACATTTTTCACTTGATACATATGGAAAGTTTTTCTTCATCCCAATATTGATCTAGAAATTGGCATTGGTGGTGTGGTTATCACAATAGGACTCCTCACCACATGCTTCATGTCTGTCCAAGTAAGATGCCCAAAACCCTCAATCCTTGGACCTTCTATCCTTAACTTGTAACTTAGCCTCTCGCTCTTCTTCTTGAACGCCAACTTACCTGGAATGACGCTGACATTAAACCCTTTAATGAATGTAACACTAGCAGTATATGTTGTTCGTCCCTCCCCAACATTGGTCACCGTTCTCTGAAACTCCCAATTATTTACCCTTGATTCATGATTAGAAGAAGCGTTGCCACTGTAGAAAGCAATGAAAGAAGGGTAGTTGAGATCCAAGGAAGGATTGGAGCAATTATTGGAAgaggatcttgtgatgatcgtGATGTTCTGTTGAGTGAAGTTCAATGCACAGAGAAGATTGACATAATCCTGAACTTGAACATCGTAAACAAGTCCAGGGTCAAGGGCTTTGTTGGGGTTTACATGACCAGATCCCATGGCTAAAGGAGAGGCTGGTCTGTAATCAGTCGCAATGTCCTTGATGTGTTCCTTAGTATTGTCGAATTGATCCGATGTTGTCATAATGGCAGACCTAATTGCTGCAGGGCTCCAATCAGGATGTGCTCCTCTTAACAGTGCTGCCACACCTGCCACGTGAGGGCATGCCATTGATGTGCCagttaaaaaattgaagttactGTAAAGTTTTTGGGACCCAAACAATGCCAG contains:
- the LOC114418266 gene encoding endonuclease 2-like produces the protein MGQYSIHHQLVAIVSLFILLLPNIHGWGDDGHVIVCKIAQARLSEAAAEAVKKLLPISAGNDLSTKCSWADHVHHIYPWASALHYANTPEALCSYKNSRDCVDYKKGIKGRCVVAAINNYTTQLLEYGSDTKSRYNLTQSLFFLSHFMGDIHQPLHCGFLSDNGGNAITVRWYKRKQNLHHIWDSTILLTEVDKFYDSDMDEFIDALQQNITKVWADQVEEWENCGDKDLPCPATYASESTIDACKWAYKDATEGSVLNDDYFLSRLPIVNMRLAQAGVRLAAILNRVFEKKLAMSI
- the LOC114419351 gene encoding subtilisin-like protease SBT1.5 → MSYKTTALGSKPASRADSYSSKGPSSSCPYVLKPDITVPGTSILAAWPPNLPVAQFGSQNLSSNFNFASGTSMACPHGAGVAHPDWSPVAIRSAIMTTSDVFDNTKELVKDIATDYKPASPLALGAGHVNPNKALDPGLVYDVGVQDCVNLLCAMNSTQQNISIITR